A genomic window from Cytobacillus suaedae includes:
- a CDS encoding cell wall hydrolase, whose translation MAVVAHTEEDVKLLARLMRAEAEGDGKLGMLMVGNTGVNRARSACIDFKKITNIRKMVYQSPGGFEAIQKGYFYQAPRPQDIELARRVLKGERFHPAEFSLWFFRPAAECPAQWFNQWNSGRYKAHCFYKPTSADCPQVYSTF comes from the coding sequence ATGGCAGTTGTCGCACATACAGAAGAAGATGTAAAACTCTTAGCAAGGCTAATGCGAGCTGAAGCTGAGGGGGATGGAAAGTTAGGTATGTTAATGGTTGGCAACACTGGGGTAAATCGAGCAAGATCCGCTTGCATCGATTTTAAAAAAATTACGAATATCCGTAAAATGGTGTACCAAAGCCCCGGGGGATTTGAGGCAATCCAGAAGGGCTATTTTTACCAAGCCCCTAGACCTCAAGATATTGAGCTAGCACGAAGGGTTCTAAAGGGTGAGCGTTTCCACCCCGCTGAATTTTCGCTATGGTTTTTTAGACCTGCCGCTGAATGTCCAGCACAGTGGTTTAATCAATGGAACTCTGGCCGTTATAAAGCACATTGCTTCTATAAGCCTACCTCTGCTGATTGCCCACAGGTCTATTCAACATTTTAG
- a CDS encoding heme-dependent peroxidase has protein sequence MSEAAQTLDGWYSLHDFRTMDWTLWKSVSSDERQAAIHEYLGMLEKWNVTQTNEQGSHALYSIVGQKADFMMMILRPTMEELNEIENEFNKSKLAEFTIPVHSYVSVVELSNYLPAGEDPYQNPQVLARLYPILPKAKHVCFYPMDKRRQGNDNWYMLPMEDRRGMMRSHGMIGRQYAGKVKQVITGSVGFDDYEWGVTLFSDDVLQFKKLVYEMRFDEVSARFGEFGAFFVGNLLEEDKISKFLHV, from the coding sequence ATGAGTGAAGCAGCTCAAACGTTAGATGGTTGGTATAGTTTACATGATTTCCGTACGATGGATTGGACTTTATGGAAAAGCGTATCAAGTGATGAGCGCCAAGCCGCTATTCATGAGTACCTTGGCATGTTAGAAAAGTGGAATGTAACTCAAACTAACGAGCAGGGTAGCCATGCTCTTTATTCTATTGTTGGGCAAAAAGCGGACTTTATGATGATGATTCTTCGCCCTACAATGGAAGAGCTAAATGAAATTGAAAATGAATTTAACAAGTCAAAGCTTGCAGAATTCACAATTCCTGTACATTCTTATGTATCGGTTGTTGAGCTAAGTAACTATTTACCAGCTGGGGAAGATCCATATCAAAATCCGCAAGTTTTAGCACGTTTATATCCGATTTTACCGAAAGCTAAGCATGTTTGCTTCTACCCAATGGACAAGCGTCGTCAAGGAAATGATAACTGGTACATGCTACCGATGGAAGATCGCCGTGGCATGATGAGAAGTCATGGAATGATTGGTCGCCAATATGCTGGTAAAGTAAAACAAGTAATCACAGGATCTGTTGGATTCGATGATTATGAGTGGGGTGTTACATTATTCTCAGATGATGTGCTCCAGTTTAAAAAGCTTGTATACGAAATGCGTTTTGATGAAGTAAGTGCTCGCTTTGGTGAGTTTGGAGCATTCTTCGTTGGTAATTTATTAGAAGAAGATAAAATTTCAAAGTTCTTACACGTTTAA
- a CDS encoding lipoate--protein ligase family protein, giving the protein MSNILSLLEQPEWRIIDHSSRGPHFDALQSFAFDDTLCTSVGSGESESIARAWVHHKTVVLGIQDTKLPFLAEGISYLEDNGYQVIVRNSGGLAVVLDEGVLNLSLIFKDTEKGIDINRGYDAMWELTRKMLGNYAKEIEAREIVGSYCPGSYDLSIGGKKFAGISQRRLRGGVAVQIYLCITGSGGKRAELIRDFYQLSLKGEQTKLVFPEIVPDTMASLSELLEVDLNVQDIMLYFLQTLKAESGRIFASELNEQEMELFRYNYQRILERNEKVMG; this is encoded by the coding sequence ATGAGTAATATTCTTTCACTCTTAGAACAACCAGAATGGAGAATCATTGACCATTCTAGTAGAGGTCCTCACTTTGATGCACTCCAATCGTTTGCGTTTGATGACACATTATGTACTTCTGTTGGAAGTGGAGAGTCAGAGTCTATCGCACGCGCTTGGGTTCACCACAAGACAGTTGTATTGGGGATACAAGATACGAAACTACCTTTTTTAGCGGAGGGTATAAGTTACCTAGAAGACAATGGCTACCAAGTGATTGTCCGAAACTCCGGGGGGCTAGCTGTAGTTTTAGATGAGGGCGTTTTAAATCTATCTCTTATTTTTAAGGATACAGAAAAAGGGATTGATATTAATAGAGGATATGATGCGATGTGGGAGTTAACTAGGAAAATGCTAGGAAACTATGCTAAAGAGATAGAGGCTCGCGAAATTGTAGGCTCATACTGTCCTGGGAGTTACGATTTAAGCATAGGCGGTAAAAAGTTTGCCGGAATCTCCCAACGCAGATTACGAGGTGGCGTGGCTGTACAAATCTATTTATGCATCACGGGAAGTGGAGGCAAGCGAGCGGAGTTAATAAGAGATTTCTATCAACTTTCCTTAAAGGGAGAACAGACCAAACTTGTGTTTCCTGAAATTGTTCCGGATACAATGGCGTCTCTATCTGAGTTGCTAGAGGTTGATTTGAATGTACAAGATATTATGCTCTATTTTTTACAAACGCTGAAGGCAGAAAGTGGACGAATCTTTGCTTCGGAGCTTAATGAGCAGGAAATGGAGCTTTTTAGGTACAATTACCAACGGATTTTGGAGCGGAATGAGAAAGTGATGGGTTAA
- a CDS encoding LamB/YcsF family protein: MKKIDLNCDLGESFGSYKLGNDELILSEVTSANIACGFHAGDAHVMYKTVLLAKEKGVAIGAHPGFHDIAGFGRREIPHTPQEITEMVLYQIGALSAFCKAHEVKLSHVKPHGALYNLAAKDALIAKAIAKAVILFDSDLLLYGLSGSELIKAGKEVGLHTVSEVFADRTYQNDGSLTSRKSENALISETELALSQVIQMIETNTVTSVEGHSIPIVAESVCVHGDNEHALLFAKALRENLTKKGVSVRPIR, translated from the coding sequence ATGAAGAAGATTGATTTAAATTGTGATTTAGGTGAAAGTTTCGGTTCCTATAAGCTAGGAAATGATGAACTCATATTAAGTGAAGTTACAAGTGCGAATATCGCTTGCGGCTTCCATGCTGGTGATGCTCATGTTATGTATAAAACTGTTTTGTTAGCTAAGGAAAAAGGGGTGGCAATTGGGGCCCATCCCGGTTTTCATGATATTGCAGGTTTTGGTCGAAGAGAAATCCCACATACACCGCAAGAAATTACTGAAATGGTTTTGTATCAAATTGGGGCACTCTCCGCCTTCTGTAAAGCTCATGAGGTGAAACTTAGTCATGTAAAGCCCCATGGAGCTTTATATAACTTGGCAGCAAAGGACGCTTTAATCGCAAAAGCCATTGCAAAGGCTGTAATTCTTTTTGACTCTGATTTACTGTTATATGGCTTGTCAGGAAGTGAGCTCATCAAAGCAGGGAAAGAGGTTGGACTGCACACTGTTTCTGAGGTTTTTGCAGATCGAACCTACCAAAATGATGGCTCGCTTACTTCAAGAAAAAGTGAAAATGCCCTTATTTCAGAGACTGAATTAGCATTATCACAGGTAATCCAAATGATCGAAACAAATACGGTTACTTCCGTTGAGGGACATTCTATTCCAATTGTGGCTGAATCGGTATGTGTTCATGGGGATAATGAGCATGCTCTACTTT
- the gerQ gene encoding spore coat protein GerQ, with protein sequence MSQNNPYDGMTNPYAGYGYGGYGQQQPFNPYQGYAPAQQQFGFPYQQPVLDTPGAPGMPLPEAGAQVPGMLPLEQSYIENILRLNKGKLATVYMNFNGSRESFVGIVEAAGRDHIILSDPQTGMRYLLLMVYLEYVTFDEELDYDYPFAAGVPGLTTYGPR encoded by the coding sequence ATGAGTCAAAACAATCCATACGATGGAATGACAAATCCTTATGCAGGATATGGTTACGGCGGATATGGTCAACAACAACCTTTCAATCCATACCAAGGTTATGCACCTGCACAACAACAATTTGGTTTTCCATACCAACAGCCGGTTCTTGATACTCCTGGGGCACCTGGTATGCCATTACCTGAAGCTGGGGCACAAGTACCAGGAATGCTTCCACTAGAGCAGTCTTATATTGAAAATATTCTTCGTCTAAATAAAGGGAAATTAGCAACGGTTTATATGAACTTTAACGGCAGCCGCGAGTCGTTTGTAGGTATTGTTGAAGCTGCTGGACGTGATCACATTATCTTAAGTGATCCGCAAACAGGCATGAGATATTTATTATTAATGGTGTATTTAGAGTATGTAACATTTGATGAGGAATTAGATTACGACTACCCATTCGCTGCAGGTGTTCCTGGGTTAACTACCTATGGACCTAGATAA
- a CDS encoding DUF423 domain-containing protein — MKLFILLGAINAFLAVALGAFGAHGLEGKISEKYLKTWNTGVTYQMFHATGLFIVGILLSKSPNAGMLNTAGWLMFIGIILFSGSLYVLSTTGIKVLGAITPLGGLAFLAAWLLVGIVAIRHL; from the coding sequence ATGAAATTATTTATTTTATTAGGTGCCATTAATGCATTTCTTGCTGTGGCATTGGGGGCATTTGGGGCACATGGTTTAGAGGGCAAAATCTCTGAAAAATACTTAAAAACCTGGAATACAGGTGTAACGTATCAAATGTTTCATGCAACAGGACTCTTTATTGTAGGAATACTTTTATCAAAATCACCTAACGCAGGTATGTTAAATACAGCGGGTTGGTTGATGTTCATCGGGATTATCCTTTTTTCAGGAAGTTTGTATGTATTAAGTACAACTGGAATAAAAGTATTGGGAGCAATTACGCCATTAGGTGGCCTAGCGTTTTTGGCGGCTTGGTTGTTAGTTGGTATTGTTGCAATTAGACATTTATAA
- the pxpB gene encoding 5-oxoprolinase subunit PxpB, giving the protein MTYLLRPLGDKAIQILFTSTISEKLNRHIQHIANTIKSKKIVGIIEVVPAFETLTVYYEPIKISHSALEERLHGICSASSTKESILKKEIVSIPVCYGNQFGEDLSHVAKHNNLSDQEVISLHCSKEYLVYMIGFLPGFPYLKGLPQKLHTPRLAEPRLKVPKGAVGIGGDQTGVYPIESPGGWNLIGQTPLTLFNPDSPNPFLIKAGDFIRFLSISESEFNEITFAIKENNYVVKREVIQNEED; this is encoded by the coding sequence TTGACTTATTTACTTCGCCCATTAGGGGATAAGGCCATTCAAATTTTATTTACCTCCACAATCTCAGAAAAATTAAATAGGCATATTCAACATATCGCAAATACCATTAAAAGCAAGAAAATAGTTGGTATCATTGAGGTCGTCCCAGCTTTTGAAACCTTAACTGTTTATTATGAACCTATAAAAATATCACACAGCGCTTTAGAAGAAAGACTACACGGTATTTGTAGTGCTTCTTCTACTAAAGAGAGTATCTTAAAAAAAGAGATTGTCTCCATTCCTGTTTGCTACGGTAACCAGTTTGGTGAAGACCTTTCTCATGTGGCTAAGCATAATAATTTATCAGACCAAGAGGTTATCTCCCTCCATTGTTCCAAAGAATATCTTGTATACATGATTGGATTTTTACCCGGCTTTCCATACCTAAAAGGCTTACCACAAAAGTTACATACCCCAAGGTTAGCTGAGCCTCGCCTAAAAGTACCAAAAGGTGCTGTTGGAATTGGCGGGGATCAAACTGGTGTGTACCCAATCGAATCCCCAGGTGGGTGGAATCTCATTGGGCAAACACCTCTAACATTGTTTAATCCAGATTCTCCAAACCCTTTTTTAATAAAAGCTGGCGATTTTATTCGCTTTTTATCTATATCTGAATCTGAATTCAATGAAATAACCTTTGCAATTAAAGAAAATAACTATGTTGTTAAACGGGAAGTGATTCAAAATGAAGAAGATTGA
- the pta gene encoding phosphate acetyltransferase, whose amino-acid sequence MSDLFTSLKQKVTGKNIKIVFPEGLDERILPAVGRLASEQVVVPIVIGNRAEVEAKAKELNVSLENVEIYDPNNYSEIDQLVTAFIERRNGKATEEDARRILVDENYFGTMLVYTGKAQGLVSGAAHSTADTVRPALQIIKTKQGVKKTSGVFIMVRGDEKYVFADCAINIAPDSQDLAEIAVESARTAKMFDIDPKVAMLSFSTKGSAKSSETERVVEAVKIAKELDPNLTLDGEFQFDAAFVPSVAKKKAPDSDIQGDATVFIFPSLEAGNIGYKIAQRLGNFEAVGPILQGLNQPVNDLSRGCNVEDVYKLALITASQAL is encoded by the coding sequence ATGAGTGACTTATTCACGAGTTTAAAACAGAAAGTAACCGGTAAAAACATAAAAATCGTTTTTCCAGAAGGATTAGATGAACGAATTCTACCAGCAGTTGGACGTTTAGCGAGTGAGCAAGTTGTTGTTCCAATTGTAATCGGCAATCGAGCTGAGGTTGAAGCGAAAGCAAAGGAATTGAATGTATCATTAGAAAATGTTGAAATCTATGATCCTAATAACTACTCTGAAATTGATCAGCTTGTAACAGCATTTATTGAACGACGTAATGGTAAGGCAACAGAAGAAGATGCACGTAGAATTCTAGTAGATGAAAATTATTTTGGTACCATGCTCGTATATACTGGAAAAGCTCAGGGGTTAGTAAGTGGAGCCGCTCACTCAACCGCAGATACGGTTAGACCAGCACTTCAGATTATTAAAACCAAACAAGGTGTGAAAAAGACATCTGGTGTATTCATCATGGTCCGTGGTGATGAAAAATATGTGTTTGCCGATTGCGCCATTAACATTGCTCCAGATAGCCAGGATTTAGCCGAGATCGCAGTGGAAAGTGCACGAACTGCTAAAATGTTTGATATTGACCCTAAAGTGGCCATGTTGAGCTTCTCAACAAAGGGTTCAGCTAAGTCTTCTGAAACAGAAAGAGTAGTGGAGGCCGTAAAAATTGCAAAAGAACTTGATCCAAATCTTACGCTTGATGGAGAATTCCAATTTGACGCAGCTTTTGTCCCTTCCGTTGCGAAAAAGAAAGCTCCAGATTCAGACATTCAGGGAGATGCCACTGTCTTTATTTTCCCTAGTCTAGAAGCGGGTAACATCGGTTATAAAATTGCACAGCGCCTTGGAAACTTTGAGGCAGTTGGTCCAATATTACAAGGATTAAATCAACCCGTAAATGATCTCTCTCGAGGATGTAACGTGGAAGATGTATATAAACTAGCATTGATAACTGCTAGTCAGGCTTTATAA